Proteins found in one Oryza glaberrima chromosome 4, OglaRS2, whole genome shotgun sequence genomic segment:
- the LOC127771228 gene encoding zeaxanthin epoxidase, chloroplastic isoform X1 has translation MALLSATAPAKTRFSLFSHEEAQHPHPHALSACCGGGASGKRQRARARVAAAMRPADAAASVAQAASPGGGGEGTRRPRVLVAGGGIGGLVLALAARRKGYEVTVFERDMSAVRGEGQYRGPIQIQSNALAALEAIDMSVAEEVMREGCVTGDRINGLVDGISGSWYIKFDTFTPAAERGLPVTRVISRMTLQQILARAVGDDAILNDSHVVDFIDDGNKVTAILEDGQKFEGDLLVGADGIWSKVRKVLFGQSEATYSEYTCYTGIADFVPPDIDTVGYRVFLGHKQYFVSSDVGAGKMQWYAFHKEPAGGTDPENGKKKRLLEIFNGWCDNVVDLINATDEEAILRRDIYDRPPTFNWGKGRVTLLGDSVHAMQPNLGQGGCMAIEDGYQLAVELEKSWQESAKSGTPVDIVSSLRRYEKERILRVSVIHGLARMAAIMATTYRPYLGVGLGPLSFLTKLRIPHPGRVGGRFFIKYGMPLMLSWVLGGNSTKLEGRPLSCRLSDKANDQLRRWFEDDDALEQAMGGEWYLLPTSSGDSQPIRLIRDEKKSLSIGSRSDPSNSTASLALPLPQISENHATITCKNKAFYVTDNGSEYGTWITDNEGRRYRVPPNFPVRFHPSDAIEFGSDKKAVFRVKVLSTLPYESARGGPQILQAA, from the exons ATGGCGCTCCTCTCCGCGACCGCCCCCGCCAAGACGCGCTTCTCGCTCTTCTCCCACGAGGAGGCGCAGCACCCGCACCCGCACGCGCTCTCggcgtgctgcggcggcggcgccagcggcaAGAGGCAGCGGGCGCGGGccagggtggcggcggcaatgcggccggcggacgcggccgcctccgtcgcgcaggcggcgtcgccgggcggcggcggcgagggcacgCGGAGGCCGCGGGTgctcgtggccggcggcggcatcgggggGCTGGTGCTGGCGCtggcggcgaggcggaaggGGTACGAGGTGACGGTGTTCGAGCGCGACATGAGCGCGGTGCGCGGCGAGGGGCAGTACCGCGGGCCGATACAGATCCAGAGCAACGCGCTCGCGGCGCTGGAGGCCATCGACATGTCCGTCGCCGAGGAGGTCATGCGCGAAGGCTGCGTCACCGGCGACCGCATCAACGGCCTCGTCGACGGCATCTCCGGCTCCTG GTACATCAAGTTTGATACGTTTACTCCTGCAGCTGAGCGAGGTCTCCCAGTTACAAGGGTTATTAGCCGAATGACGCTGCAGCAGATTCTTGCTCGTGCGGTTGGTGATGATGCTATACTGAACGATAGCCATGTTGTTGATTTCATAGATGATGGCAACAAG GTAACTGCAATTTTGGAGGATGGCCAGAAATTTGAAGGTGACCTTTTGGTTGGTGCTGATGGAATATGGTCAAAG GTGAGGAAGGTGCTTTTCGGGCAATCAGAAGCAACTTATTCAGAATATACTTGCTACACTGGCATTGCAGACTTTGTGCCTCCTGACATTGACACAGTTGG GTACCGTGTATTTCTTGGTCACAAACAATATTTCGTCTCCTCAGATGTCGGTGCTGGAAAAATGCAGTGGTATGCATTTCATAAGGAACCTGCTGGTGGCACTGATCCTGAAAATG gtaaaaagaaaagattGCTCGAGATATTTAATGGTTGGTGCGATAACGTCGTTGATCTGATAAATGCAACTGATGAGGAAGCAATTCTTCGCCGGGATATATATGACCGACCACCTACTTTTAACTGGGGAAAAGGTCGTGTCACTTTGCTAGGTGACTCTGTACATGCTATGCAGCCAAATCTGGGTCAAGGTGGCTGCATGGCTATTGAG GATGGTTACCAGCTGGCTGTAGAACTTGAGAAGTCCTGGCAGGAGAGTGCGAAGTCTGGAACTCCTGTGGATATAGTTTCCTCCTTGAGGAG ATATGAGAAGGAGAGAATACTACGTGTTTCTGTTATACATGGGTTGGCAAGAATGGCAGCAATCATGGCTACCACTTATAGACCATACTTGGGTGTGGGTCTGGGACCATTGTCG TTTTTAACGAAGTTGAGGATACCACATCCTGGAAGAGTTGGTGGGAGATTCTTCATCAAGTATGGAATGCCTTTGATGTTGAGCTGGGTTCTAGGAGGAAACAG CACGAAGTTAGAAGGAAGACCGTTAAGCTGTAGGCTTTCTGACAAG GCAAACGACCAGCTTCGTCGATGGTTTGAGGATGACGATGCATTGGAACAAGCCATGGGTGGAGA GTGGTACCTCCTCCCCACAAGTTCTGGAGACTCGCAACCCATTCGATTAATCAGGGATGAAAAAAAGTCACTCTCCATTGG AAGCCGGTCAGATCCCAGCAATTCTACTGCTTCCCTGGCATTGCCCTTGCCACAG ATATCAGAAAACCATGCTACTATCACATGCAAGAATAAGGCCTTTTATGTGACTGATAATGGAAGTGAATATGGTACATGGATTACCGA CAACGAAGGTAGACGCTATCGCGTACCTCCGAACTTCCCTGTCCGTTTCCATCCCTCGGATGCCATTGAGTTTGGTTCAGATAAAAAG GCCGTGTTCCGTGTGAAGGTGCTGAGCACGCTCCCATATGAATCTGCAAGAGGAGGGCCGCAAATCCTGCAGGCAGCATGA
- the LOC127771228 gene encoding zeaxanthin epoxidase, chloroplastic isoform X2, translated as MAPLPSSSSTRATSLVAIPGASCPHGQAQRLLAFRPPRRGSQWRGLCVSRGRHGATVAMAMPAAQAAGRRARVLVAGGGIGGLVFALAAKRKGFEVVVLERDMSAVRGEGKYRGPIQLQSNALAVLEAVDAGAADQVMDAGCITGNRVNGIVDGVSGSWYIKFDTFTPAAERGLPVTRVISRMTLQQILARAVGDDAILNDSHVVDFIDDGNKVTAILEDGQKFEGDLLVGADGIWSKVRKVLFGQSEATYSEYTCYTGIADFVPPDIDTVGYRVFLGHKQYFVSSDVGAGKMQWYAFHKEPAGGTDPENGKKKRLLEIFNGWCDNVVDLINATDEEAILRRDIYDRPPTFNWGKGRVTLLGDSVHAMQPNLGQGGCMAIEDGYQLAVELEKSWQESAKSGTPVDIVSSLRRYEKERILRVSVIHGLARMAAIMATTYRPYLGVGLGPLSFLTKLRIPHPGRVGGRFFIKYGMPLMLSWVLGGNSTKLEGRPLSCRLSDKANDQLRRWFEDDDALEQAMGGEWYLLPTSSGDSQPIRLIRDEKKSLSIGSRSDPSNSTASLALPLPQISENHATITCKNKAFYVTDNGSEYGTWITDNEGRRYRVPPNFPVRFHPSDAIEFGSDKKAVFRVKVLSTLPYESARGGPQILQAA; from the exons ATGGCGCCACTCCCAAGCTCCAGCTCAACGCGGGCCACCTCTCTCGTGGCGATCCCGGGCGCCTCCTGCCCCCATGGCCAGGCGCAACGCCTGCTCGCCTTCCGTCCCCCACGACGCGGGTCACAGTGGCGCGGGCTTTGCGTGTCCCGGGGGCGCCACGGGGCGACCGTCGCCATGGCAAtgccggcggcgcaggcggcggggcGCAGGGCGCGCGTcctggtggccggcggcggcatcggcggcctGGTCTTCGCGCTCGCGGCCAAGCGGAAGGGGTTCgaggtggtggtgctggagagGGACATGAGCGCCGTGCGCGGGGAAGGGAAGTACCGGGGCCCGATCCAGCTGCAGAGCAACGCGCTCGCGGTGCTCGAGGCCgtggacgccggcgccgccgaccagGTCATGGACGCCGGCTGCATCACCGGCAACCGCGTCAACGGCATCGTCGACGGCGTCTCCGGCTCCTG GTACATCAAGTTTGATACGTTTACTCCTGCAGCTGAGCGAGGTCTCCCAGTTACAAGGGTTATTAGCCGAATGACGCTGCAGCAGATTCTTGCTCGTGCGGTTGGTGATGATGCTATACTGAACGATAGCCATGTTGTTGATTTCATAGATGATGGCAACAAG GTAACTGCAATTTTGGAGGATGGCCAGAAATTTGAAGGTGACCTTTTGGTTGGTGCTGATGGAATATGGTCAAAG GTGAGGAAGGTGCTTTTCGGGCAATCAGAAGCAACTTATTCAGAATATACTTGCTACACTGGCATTGCAGACTTTGTGCCTCCTGACATTGACACAGTTGG GTACCGTGTATTTCTTGGTCACAAACAATATTTCGTCTCCTCAGATGTCGGTGCTGGAAAAATGCAGTGGTATGCATTTCATAAGGAACCTGCTGGTGGCACTGATCCTGAAAATG gtaaaaagaaaagattGCTCGAGATATTTAATGGTTGGTGCGATAACGTCGTTGATCTGATAAATGCAACTGATGAGGAAGCAATTCTTCGCCGGGATATATATGACCGACCACCTACTTTTAACTGGGGAAAAGGTCGTGTCACTTTGCTAGGTGACTCTGTACATGCTATGCAGCCAAATCTGGGTCAAGGTGGCTGCATGGCTATTGAG GATGGTTACCAGCTGGCTGTAGAACTTGAGAAGTCCTGGCAGGAGAGTGCGAAGTCTGGAACTCCTGTGGATATAGTTTCCTCCTTGAGGAG ATATGAGAAGGAGAGAATACTACGTGTTTCTGTTATACATGGGTTGGCAAGAATGGCAGCAATCATGGCTACCACTTATAGACCATACTTGGGTGTGGGTCTGGGACCATTGTCG TTTTTAACGAAGTTGAGGATACCACATCCTGGAAGAGTTGGTGGGAGATTCTTCATCAAGTATGGAATGCCTTTGATGTTGAGCTGGGTTCTAGGAGGAAACAG CACGAAGTTAGAAGGAAGACCGTTAAGCTGTAGGCTTTCTGACAAG GCAAACGACCAGCTTCGTCGATGGTTTGAGGATGACGATGCATTGGAACAAGCCATGGGTGGAGA GTGGTACCTCCTCCCCACAAGTTCTGGAGACTCGCAACCCATTCGATTAATCAGGGATGAAAAAAAGTCACTCTCCATTGG AAGCCGGTCAGATCCCAGCAATTCTACTGCTTCCCTGGCATTGCCCTTGCCACAG ATATCAGAAAACCATGCTACTATCACATGCAAGAATAAGGCCTTTTATGTGACTGATAATGGAAGTGAATATGGTACATGGATTACCGA CAACGAAGGTAGACGCTATCGCGTACCTCCGAACTTCCCTGTCCGTTTCCATCCCTCGGATGCCATTGAGTTTGGTTCAGATAAAAAG GCCGTGTTCCGTGTGAAGGTGCTGAGCACGCTCCCATATGAATCTGCAAGAGGAGGGCCGCAAATCCTGCAGGCAGCATGA
- the LOC127771232 gene encoding probable fucosyltransferase 7, with protein MSPSIRMAPAPSSSLATAGHGKTKSGRSSSSAVRPALLAIAVSVMVVLLMAVLFGARWTPSGGHGGGADTSWVSAGALVVLNAVSSQQGADPVVKVAQPHDRLLGGLLSPDFNDTSCLSRYRASLYRRRSLHVLSSHLVSALRRYESLHRLCGPGTSAYERAVARLRSPSSSNTTSDAPSECSYLVWTPHAGLGNRMLSITSAFLYALLTGRVLLFHRPGDDMKDLFCEPFPGATWVLPEKDFPIRGMERFGIRTRESLGNALGRGEGGRDPPPPWMYVHLRHDYTRPGASDRLFFCDDGQDALRRVGWVVLLSDNYFVPGLFLIPRYERELSRMFPRRDAVFHHLGRYLFHPSNTVWGMVMRYHGSYLAKAEERVGVQVRTFSWAPISTDELYGQIVSCAQGENILPRVRESSSGSDNATAIPGSGRQQQQRPARRKAVLVVSLHGEYYERIRDMYYEHGAAGGDAVSVFQPTHLGGQRSEERMHNQKALAEMMLLSFSDVALTSAASTFGYVSHGLAGLRPWVLMVPVRKKAPNPPCRLAATVEPCFHTPPHYDCQARTKGDNGKTVRHVRHCEDLKDGVQLVD; from the exons ATGAGTCCTTCGATCAGGATGGCGccggcgccatcgtcgtcgctggCAACTGCCGGTCACGGCAAGACCAAGAGCGGGCGCTCGTCCTCATCGGCCGTGCGGCCGGCGCTGCTGGCGATCGCCGTGAGCGTGATGGTTGTGCTTCTCATGGCCGTCCTCTTCGGCGCACGGTGGACGCCctccggcggccacggcggcggcgcagacaCCAGCTGGGTCTCGGCCGGAGCTCTCGTCGTCTTAAACGCCG TGTCCAGCCAACAAGGCGCCGATCCCGTCGTGAAGGTGGCGCAGCCGCACGACCGGCTACTAGGCGGCCTCCTCTCGCCGGACTTCAACGACACCTCCTGCCTCAGCCGCTACCGCGCCTCGCTCTACCGCCGGCGATCCCTCCACGTCCTCTCGTCGCACCTCgtctccgccctccgccgctaCGAGTCCCTCCACCGCCTCTGCGGCCCCGGCACGTCCGCCTACgagcgcgccgtcgcccgcctgcggtcgccgtcgtcgtcgaacaCTACCTCCGACGCTCCCTCCGAGTGCAGCTACCTCGTGTGGACGCCTCACGCGGGGCTCGGCAACCGCATGCTCTCGATCACGTCCGCCTTCCTCTACGCGCTCCTCACCGGCCGCGTCCTCCTCTTCCACCGCCCCGGCGACGACATGAAGGACCTCTTCTGCGAGCCGTTCCCCGGCGCGACGTGGGTCCTCCCGGAGAAGGACTTCCCCATCCGCGGCATGGAGCGCTTCGGCATACGCACCCGCGAGAGCCTCGGCAACGCGCTGGGCCGAGGCGAGGGCGGCCgtgacccgccgccgccgtggatgTACGTGCACCTGCGGCACGACTACACGCGCCCGGGCGCCAGCGACCGGCTCTTCTTCTGCGACGACGGGCAGGACGCGCTGCGGCGCGTCGGCTGGGTGGTGCTCCTCTCCGACAACTACTTCGTCCCGGGCCTCTTCCTGATCCCGCGGTACGAGCGCGAGCTGTCGCGGATGTTCCCGCGCCGCGACGCCGTGTTCCACCACCTCGGCCGCTACCTGTTCCACCCGAGCAACACGGTGTGGGGGATGGTTATGCGGTACCACGGCTCGTACCTGGCCAAGGCGGAGGAGCGCGTCGGCGTCCAGGTGCGCACCTTCTCCTGGGCGCCCATCTCCACCGACGAGCTCTACGGCCAGATCGTCTCGTGCGCGCAAGGCGAGAACATCCTGCCCCGCGTGCGCGAGTCCAGCTCCGGCTCCGACAACGCCACCGCCATCCCTGGCTccgggcggcagcagcagcagcggccggcgaggcgcAAGGCGGTGCTCGTGGTGTCGCTGCACGGCGAGTACTACGAGAGGATCAGGGACATGTACTACGagcacggcgcggcgggcggggacGCGGTGAGCGTATTCCAGCCGACGCACCTGGGCGGGCAGCGGTCGGAGGAGCGGATGCACAACCAGAAGGCGCTCGCCGAGATGATGCTGCTCAGCTTCTCCGACGTGGCGCTCACGTCGGCCGCCTCGACGTTCGGGTACGTCAGCCACGGGCTGGCCGGGCTGAGGCCGTGGGTGCTCATGGTCCCCGTCCGCAAGAAGGCGCCCAACCCGCCGTGCCGGCTAGCCGCCACCGTCGAGCCGTGCTTCCACACACCGCCGCACTACGACTGCCAGGCGAGGACCAAAGGTGACAACGGCAAGACGGTCCGGCACGTCCGGCACTGCGAGGACCTCAAGGATGGTGTTCAATTGGTGGACTGA
- the LOC127771231 gene encoding mitochondrial uncoupling protein 3 isoform X1: MSARAAGGGGDGDGGGRRKTLAKVSLSSLSAAAAEAATFPIDAVKTRLQLHRGTGGSGGGGGGVMRVAGELVRDGGIYRGLSPAVLRHLFYTPLRIVGYEHLRSTFAGRDAGLLEKALAGGVSGVVAQVVASPADLIKVRMQADSRLLSQGIQPRYTGIFDAFTKIVRAEGFRGLWKGVVPNAQRAFLVNMGELTCYDQAKHFIIRKQICGDNLYAHTLASVASGLSATTLSCPADIIKTRMMNQGKDAKVLYRNSYDCLVKTVKHEGLTALWKGFLPTWARLGPWQFVFWVSYEKLRQASVQMDRRRDNGMQLSPPIEHHP, translated from the exons ATGTCCGCccgagccgccggcggcggcggtgacggcgatggcggGGGCCGCCGCAAGACCCTTGCCAAGGTGTCCCTCTCctcgctctccgccgccgcggcggaggcggccacgttCCCCATCGACGCCGTCAAGACGCGCCTCCAGCTCCACCGCGGTACAgggggcagcggcgggggaggcgggggcgtcatgcgcgtcgccggcgagctcgtacGCGATGGGGGAATCTACCGGGGCCTCTCCCCCGCCGTACTCCGGCACCTCTTCTACACCCCGCTCCGCATCGTGGGGTACGAGCACCTCCGGTCCACCTTCGCTGGACGAGACGCGGGCCTCCTCGAGAAGGCGCTTGCTGGGGGTGTCTCCGGCGTTGTCGCACAG GTGGTGGCAAGCCCTGCCGATCTCATCAAGGTAAGGATGCAAGCAGACAGCAGACTGTTGAGCCAAGGTATCCAACCACGGTATACAGGAATCTTTGATGCCTTTACAAAAATTGTACGGGCCGAAGGATTTCGAGGACTTTGGAAGGGTGTTGTTCCTAATGCCCAACGAGCCTTTCTTGTCAATATGGGTGAATTGACATGCTATGATCAGGCAAAGCATTTCATCATCCGGAAGCAAATCTGTGGCGATAACCTGTATGCTCACACACTTGCCTCTGTCGCATCTGGACTGTCTGCGACAACCTTAAGCTGCCCAGCAGATATAATCAAAACTAGGATGATGAACCAGGGCAAGGATGCAAAAGTTCTATACAGGAATTCTTATGATTGTTTGGTCAAGACTGTCAAACATGAGGGGTTGACAGCATTGTGGAAGGGATTCTTACCTACATGGGCCAGGCTTGGTCCATGGCAGTTTGTGTTCTGGGTTTCCTATGAGAAATTGCGCCAAGCATCAG TGCAGATGGACAGGCGGAGGGACAATGGAATGCAACTCAGTCCACCAATTGAACACCATCCTTGA
- the LOC127771231 gene encoding mitochondrial uncoupling protein 3 isoform X2, whose translation MSARAAGGGGDGDGGGRRKTLAKVSLSSLSAAAAEAATFPIDAVKTRLQLHRGTGGSGGGGGGVMRVAGELVRDGGIYRGLSPAVLRHLFYTPLRIVGYEHLRSTFAGRDAGLLEKALAGGVSGVVAQVVASPADLIKVRMQADSRLLSQGIQPRYTGIFDAFTKIVRAEGFRGLWKGVVPNAQRAFLVNMGELTCYDQAKHFIIRKQICGDNLYAHTLASVASGLSATTLSCPADIIKTRMMNQGKDAKVLYRNSYDCLVKTVKHEGLTALWKGFLPTWARLGPWQFVFWVSYEKLRQASGISSF comes from the exons ATGTCCGCccgagccgccggcggcggcggtgacggcgatggcggGGGCCGCCGCAAGACCCTTGCCAAGGTGTCCCTCTCctcgctctccgccgccgcggcggaggcggccacgttCCCCATCGACGCCGTCAAGACGCGCCTCCAGCTCCACCGCGGTACAgggggcagcggcgggggaggcgggggcgtcatgcgcgtcgccggcgagctcgtacGCGATGGGGGAATCTACCGGGGCCTCTCCCCCGCCGTACTCCGGCACCTCTTCTACACCCCGCTCCGCATCGTGGGGTACGAGCACCTCCGGTCCACCTTCGCTGGACGAGACGCGGGCCTCCTCGAGAAGGCGCTTGCTGGGGGTGTCTCCGGCGTTGTCGCACAG GTGGTGGCAAGCCCTGCCGATCTCATCAAGGTAAGGATGCAAGCAGACAGCAGACTGTTGAGCCAAGGTATCCAACCACGGTATACAGGAATCTTTGATGCCTTTACAAAAATTGTACGGGCCGAAGGATTTCGAGGACTTTGGAAGGGTGTTGTTCCTAATGCCCAACGAGCCTTTCTTGTCAATATGGGTGAATTGACATGCTATGATCAGGCAAAGCATTTCATCATCCGGAAGCAAATCTGTGGCGATAACCTGTATGCTCACACACTTGCCTCTGTCGCATCTGGACTGTCTGCGACAACCTTAAGCTGCCCAGCAGATATAATCAAAACTAGGATGATGAACCAGGGCAAGGATGCAAAAGTTCTATACAGGAATTCTTATGATTGTTTGGTCAAGACTGTCAAACATGAGGGGTTGACAGCATTGTGGAAGGGATTCTTACCTACATGGGCCAGGCTTGGTCCATGGCAGTTTGTGTTCTGGGTTTCCTATGAGAAATTGCGCCAAGCATCAGGTATTTCGTCATTCTGA